A genome region from Triplophysa rosa linkage group LG24, Trosa_1v2, whole genome shotgun sequence includes the following:
- the gpr37b gene encoding prosaposin receptor GPR37b, with the protein MQVLLLITIFFIAGCPYVILHERNDSTHTKETRDITLRSSYASAKHPEKHQATGTPAFDIKPTLENNSKFASHLRLVLDSRSKRYGYSHLVSNRTRTVQQGGTNPRKRLRQQKELDGEMPAAMGTAGGHNNSKPYSLRGEHKRNHRRKRGTKEHHKKAFKSVKRGPKKSAVPLTPPQTYYNALASSLTLWEPMPKPLALTATDFPFDLTRYTEFHTKQVDDPWDATPMTPPYAEDEESELFPNPFYPVTSETYGAYAITIVSALIFAVGVTGNIAIMCVVCHNYYMRSISNALLANLAIWDFVLILSCLPLVVFHELTKTWLLGQFTCKVVPYIEVASLGVTTFTLCALCIDRFRAATNVQMYYEMIENCTSTTAKLGVIWIGALLLALPELLIRQLVSENGDGTAGDPASERCLIRISTTLPDTLYVLGLTYEGARLWWCFGCYFCLPTLFTIGSSVATARRIRRAERGCARGNKKQIRLESQMNCTVVALAIVYGACVVPENVCNMVSAYMAAGVPQSTMAVLHLLSQLLLFLRAAVTPVLLLCLCRPFGRAFLECCCCCCADACGIAAHSSATASDDNEHECTTELELSPFSTIRREMSNYTATGSHC; encoded by the exons ATGCAGGTGCTGCTTTTAATAACGATATTTTTCATAGCTGGATGTCCATATGTCATACTGCATGAAAGAAATGACAGTACACACACCAAAGAAACCAGGGACATTACTCTTAGGAGTTCTTATGCGAGTGCCAAGCATCCTGAAAAGCATCAAGCCACAGGTACACCTGCCTTTGACATCAAACCGACTTTAGAAAACAACAGTAAGTTTGCTTCGCATCTCCGACTGGTTTTAGACAGCAGGAGTAAGCGGTATGGATACAGTCATCTGGTGTCAAACAGGACGCGCACGGTCCAGCAGGGTGGCACAAACCCACGCAAGCGCTTGCGGCAACAAAAGGAGTTGGATGGTGAAATGCCTGCTGCCATGGGAACGGCAGGTGGACACAATAACTCAAAGCCGTATTCGTTGAGAGGAGAACACAAGAGAAACCACAGGCGCAAGAGGGGCACAAAAGAACACCACAAGAAAGCGTTTAAGAGTGTGAAAAGGGGCCCGAAGAAAAGCGCCGTCCCTCTGACACCACCCCAAACTTATTATAATGCCTTGGCATCTTCTTTAACCCTTTGGGAACCGATGCCCAAACCTCTAGCTCTCACCGCCACCGACTTTCCATTCGATCTCACCCGGTACACTGAATTCCACACCAAACAGGTAGACGACCCGTGGGACGCCACGCCGATGACCCCTCCGTATGCAGAGGACGAGGAAAGTGAATTGTTCCCCAACCCTTTCTACCCCGTTACCAGCGAGACGTATGGAGCGTATGCGATCACAATCGTCTCGGCTCTTATTTTTGCAGTGGGAGTAACCGGGAACATAGCAATAATGTGTGTGGTGTGCCATAATTATTACATGAGGAGCATCTCCAATGCTCTTCTAGCCAACCTGGCCATCTGGGACTTTGTGCTGATTTTGTCTTGCCTCCCTCTCGTGGTGTTTCACGAACTGACTAAGACCTGGCTGCTGGGCCAGTTCACCTGTAAAGTCGTACCGTATATTGAG GTGGCGTCCTTGGGTGTAACCACCTTCACCCTCTGCGCGCTCTGCATCGATCGATTCCGCGCCGCCACCAACGTCCAGATGTACTACGAGATGATCGAGAACTGCACCTCCACCACCGCCAAGCTAGGCGTCATCTGGATCGGTGCCTTACTCCTGGCCCTGCCCGAGCTGCTGATCCGCCAACTGGTATCCGAAAACGGCGACGGCACGGCGGGCGATCCCGCTTCGGAACGCTGCCTGATCCGCATCTCCACGACCCTCCCCGACACTCTGTACGTGCTGGGCCTGACGTACGAGGGCGCCCGTCTGTGGTGGTGCTTCGGCTGCTATTTCTGCCTGCCCACGCTCTTCACCATCGGCAGCTCGGTGGCCACCGCCCGCAGGATCCGACGTGCCGAGCGTGGCTGCGCCAGAGGCAACAAGAAGCAGATCCGACTGGAAAGCCAAATGAACTGCACCGTGGTGGCGCTCGCCATCGTGTACGGAGCGTGCGTGGTCCCGGAGAACGTCTGCAACATGGTGTCCGCGTACATGGCGGCCGGGGTGCCGCAGAGCACCATGGCGGTGTTGCATTTGCTCAGCCAGCTGCTGCTGTTCCTGCGGGCGGCCGTCACGCCCGTCTTGCTGCTCTGCTTGTGCCGACCCTTCGGCCGCGCCTTCCTGgagtgctgctgctgctgttgcgcGGACGCCTGCGGGATAGCGGCGCACTCTTCGGCCACGGCCAGCGACGACAACGAACACGAGTGCACCACGGAACTGGAGCTGTCACCGTTCAGCACCATACGCCGAGAGATGTCCAACTACACGGCGACCGGATCTCACTGCTGA